The following coding sequences lie in one Glycine soja cultivar W05 chromosome 16, ASM419377v2, whole genome shotgun sequence genomic window:
- the LOC114389138 gene encoding uncharacterized protein LOC114389138 isoform X1, translating to MASDSDLLTQYSHTRRIVLLIDLTSLHHHHLHDYTKRLVSFFETLISFPPLSSSLFSFKFFFSSLSPLLSFSKLQPFLPNPSLSFDTPSSTLAHLSHTLSSLLSSSFHSFSTPNASHLAESLSQLLHDHSWEHPDDNDHTPHHAIPPNLVLLFSPSFTSLTSLASFLDSDAGLVAHSASFCGRLSLVFSNVSRAFASKGIHCCWISIGSEIGRIETDEAREACCLLETGLGRLGWGFCSLDSILLGSALVPFGLVYPKIGVLWDSVCFSSRDANNVGAQLSLRMLDVKGIPIEYSDCDLEFVDVKVLGGSGDLNLQGGGCGRKERFWKLCLDGGVKLEVKIVQRCDAFVGIEEWLSDSVLVREDFRGLKKKVKGGLDGFFADRVLELVAGEFGCEWRRKQVPVWEILLSFLYREGCWALVSVTNGKGGSCIAILRPFTVFAALLSVLGDPHGACSFGEENVGQYVRMVDNEICGSDGKFNKKEDLLDSQGKKSTAVVEGHQRKKMVDLNTVRDLTWNLFCKLVYDQFETNLLEVYYTMEGNKSKKLRFLKCWIKQMKKSGCSSLALLEKPKPNPIVAEEASSKLNDLTQNAEQPIFSFASAEINPEPEALRIQEDAVLDFRSETSESFFSNLADRINRGIESEVVDTGALAERLVNSSIYWLCQKVDRETISQSQSPLKDHNACGSMIASELMKLLLREPKEIVAKHKSQNPSKLHLSMIGFHSGPIADHVVREYELQILFRMEILQSEVGSEVEDSCKQKFVKQICLLLENIMCHMETGFFGDWTLENYVTKIIKNRYSLALEDVVQRIYNKMDLLLFADEDEAPNSLLNSEDSYKPLKKKTYRDEVGENDFSSQPISAENEPFQLQKDGSGRFQRIEDGDHKKLIEAKEKRERAQRFSSFTSSMPVLRRVRATKQKGMKPKTDLLQRVQKRKERERASYGTVCETPMTGNKRSSPRARSSDDDNGLADRSQSYGSVSKALFMDDL from the exons ATGGCATCAGATTCAGATCTATTGACACAATACTCCCACACCCGCCGCATCGTCCTTCTCATCGACCTAACCTCACTTCACCATCACCATCTCCACGACTACACCAAACGCCTCGTTTCGTTCTTCGAAACCCTAATTTCCTTCCCTCCGCTTTCTTCCTCCCTCTTCTCCTTCAAGTTCTTCTTCTCCTCCCTCTCCCCTCTCCTCTCCTTCTCTAAGCTCCAACCCTTCCTCCCCAACCCTAGCCTCTCCTTCGACACCCCTTCCTCCACCCTCGCACACCTCTCCCACACCCTCTCATCCCTCCTCTCCTCCTCCTTCCACTCCTTTTCCACCCCGAACGCCTCCCACCTCGCCGAATCCCTCTCCCAACTCCTCCATGACCACTCCTGGGAACACCCGGACGACAACGACCACACTCCCCACCACGCCATTCCACCCAATTTAGTACTCCTCTTCTCCCCCTCTTTCACGTCCCTCACCTCCCTTGCCTCGTTCCTTGATTCCGACGCCGGTCTTGTTGCACACTCCGCCTCTTTCTGCGGGAGGCTCTCTTTGGTTTTCTCCAATGTAAGTCGGGCCTTTGCCTCCAAGGGAATTCATTGTTGTTGGATTAGTATTGGTAGCGAGATTGGGAGAATTGAGACTGATGAGGCTAGAGAAGCTTGTTGTTTGCTCGAGACTGGGCTTGGGAGGCTCGGTTGGGGGTTTTGCTCTTTGGATTCGATTCTACTTGGTTCGGCTCTTGTTCCGTTTGGCTTGGTTTATCCCAAAATTGGGGTTTTGTGGGATtctgtttgtttttcttctagGGATGCTAATAATGTTGGTGCGCAGTTGAGTCTTCGGATGTTGGATGTGAAGGGGATTCCCATTGAGTACAGTGATTGTGATCTCGAGTTTGTTGATGTGAAggtcttgggagggagtggagatttGAATTTGCAGGGTGGAGGATGCGGAAGAAAGGAGAGGTTTTGGAAGCTGTGTTTGGACGGAGGTGTCAAATTGGAGGTTAAGATTGTGCAGAGGTGTGATGCGTTTGTTGGGATAGAGGAGTGGTTGTCTGATTCAGTTCTAGTGCGTGAGGATTTCCGGGGATTGAAGAAGAAAGTGAAGGGGGGTTTGGATGGTTTTTTTGCGGATAGGGTTCTTGAGCTTGTTGCAGGCGAGTTTGGTTGTGAGTGGCGGCGAAAACAGGTGCCAGTTTGGGAAATTTTGTTGAGTTTTCTTTATAGGGAGGGTTGTTGGGCATTGGTGTCTGTTACCAATGGTAAAGGTGGTTCGTGTATCGCTATTCTTAGACCTTTTACAGTGTTTGCTGCTCTCTTGTCTGTGTTAGGCGATCCACACGGGGCTTGTagttttggtgaagaaaatgtGGGACAATATGTCAGGATGGTGGACAATGAGATTTGCGGATCTGATGGCAAATTTAACAAGAAAGAGGATTTGTTGGATTCTCAAGGTAAGAAAAGTACTGCGGTGGTTGAGGGtcatcaaaggaaaaaaatggtGGATTTGAATACAGTTCGAGACCTCACGTGGAACTTGTTCTGTAAGTTGGTGTATGATCAATTTGAGACAAATTTGCTTGAGGTTTATTATACCATGGAAGGTAACAAGTCTAAAAAGTTGAGATTTTTGAAATGCTGGATCAAACAGATGAAGAAATCTGGCTGTTCGAGTCTAGCTTTGTTAGAAAAACCCAAGCCAAATCCGATAGTTGCTGAAGAGGCTAGCAGTAAATTGAATGACTTAACTCAAAATGCTGAACAGCCAATCTTCTCATTTGCCTCAGCTGAAATTAACCCTGAGCCAGAAGCTTTGAGAATACAGGAGGATGCTGTGCTGGACTTTAGGTCAGAAACATCTGAATCATTTTTCAGTAATCTTGCCGACAGGATCAATCGGGGAATTGAATCTGAAGTCGTAGACACAGGGGCGTTGGCAGAGCGACTTGTAAATTCATCTATATACTGGCTATGTCAGAAGGTTGATAGGGAAACTATTTCTCAGAGTCAGTCTCCTTTGAAAGATCATAACGCTTGTGGTAGCATGATTGCATCTGAGCTGATGAAACTTCTATTAAGGGAGCCCAAGGAGATAGTTGCAAAGCATAAAAGCCAAAATCCAAGTAAATTGCATCTAAGCATGATTGGATTTCATTCAGGACCTATTGCAGATCATGTAGTTAGAGA ATATGAACTGCAGATTTTATTTCGAATGGAGATTTTACAATCAGAGGTTGGAAGTGAAGTTGAAGATTCCTGCAAACAGAAGTTTGTAAAACAAATATGCCTGCTTTTAGAGAACATTATGTGTCACATGGAAACAGGATTCTTTGGTGATTGGACTCTTGAAAATTATGTGACAAAGATAATCAAAAACAG GTATTCTCTCGCTCTTGAAGATGTGGTTCAGAGAATCTACAACAAAATGGACCTGCTGCTGTTTGCCGATGAGGATGAAGCCCCAAATAGTTTACTTAACAGTGAGGACAGCTACAAacctttgaagaaaaaaacatacaGAGATGAGGTAGGTGAAAATGATTTCAGTAGCCAACCTATTTCAGCAGAAAATGAGCCCTTTCAGTTGCAGAAGGATGGAAGTGGAAGATTCCAAAGGATTGAAGATGGTGAccataaaaaactaattgaagctaaggagaagagagagagggcacaaagattttcatcttttacaaGTTCAATGCCTGTTTTGCGAAGAGTTAGGGCAACAAAGCAGAAGGGTATGAAACCGAAGACAGATCTGCTTCAAAGGGTGCAGAAAAGGAAGGAGCGAGAAAGGGCAAGCTATGGAACTGTATGTGAGACTCCAATGACAGGAAATAAGCGTTCAAGCCCAAGGGCAAGGAGTTCAGATGATGACAATGGCCTGGCTGATAGGAGTCAATCATATGGCTCAGTTTCTAAGGCATTGTTCATGGATGATCTTTGA
- the LOC114389138 gene encoding uncharacterized protein LOC114389138 isoform X2 yields the protein MASDSDLLTQYSHTRRIVLLIDLTSLHHHHLHDYTKRLVSFFETLISFPPLSSSLFSFKFFFSSLSPLLSFSKLQPFLPNPSLSFDTPSSTLAHLSHTLSSLLSSSFHSFSTPNASHLAESLSQLLHDHSWEHPDDNDHTPHHAIPPNLVLLFSPSFTSLTSLASFLDSDAGLVAHSASFCGRLSLVFSNVSRAFASKGIHCCWISIGSEIGRIETDEAREACCLLETGLGRLGWGFCSLDSILLGSALVPFGLVYPKIGVLWDSVCFSSRDANNVGAQLSLRMLDVKGIPIEYSDCDLEFVDVKVLGGSGDLNLQGGGCGRKERFWKLCLDGGVKLEVKIVQRCDAFVGIEEWLSDSVLVREDFRGLKKKVKGGLDGFFADRVLELVAGEFGCEWRRKQVPVWEILLSFLYREGCWALVSVTNGKGGSCIAILRPFTVFAALLSVLGDPHGACSFGEENVGQYVRMVDNEICGSDGKFNKKEDLLDSQGKKSTAVVEGHQRKKMVDLNTVRDLTWNLFCKLVYDQFETNLLEVYYTMEGNKSKKLRFLKCWIKQMKKSGCSSLALLEKPKPNPIVAEEASSKLNDLTQNAEQPIFSFASAEINPEPEALRIQEDAVLDFRSETSESFFSNLADRINRGIESEVVDTGALAERLVNSSIYWLCQKVDRETISQSQSPLKDHNACGSMIASELMKLLLREPKEIVAKHKSQNPSKLHLSMIGFHSGPIADHVVREYELQILFRMEILQSEVGSEVEDSCKQKFVKQICLLLENIMCHMETGFFGDWTLENYVTKIIKNRYSLALEDVVQRIYNKMDLLLFADEDEAPNSLLNSEDSYKPLKKKTYRDEKDGSGRFQRIEDGDHKKLIEAKEKRERAQRFSSFTSSMPVLRRVRATKQKGMKPKTDLLQRVQKRKERERASYGTVCETPMTGNKRSSPRARSSDDDNGLADRSQSYGSVSKALFMDDL from the exons ATGGCATCAGATTCAGATCTATTGACACAATACTCCCACACCCGCCGCATCGTCCTTCTCATCGACCTAACCTCACTTCACCATCACCATCTCCACGACTACACCAAACGCCTCGTTTCGTTCTTCGAAACCCTAATTTCCTTCCCTCCGCTTTCTTCCTCCCTCTTCTCCTTCAAGTTCTTCTTCTCCTCCCTCTCCCCTCTCCTCTCCTTCTCTAAGCTCCAACCCTTCCTCCCCAACCCTAGCCTCTCCTTCGACACCCCTTCCTCCACCCTCGCACACCTCTCCCACACCCTCTCATCCCTCCTCTCCTCCTCCTTCCACTCCTTTTCCACCCCGAACGCCTCCCACCTCGCCGAATCCCTCTCCCAACTCCTCCATGACCACTCCTGGGAACACCCGGACGACAACGACCACACTCCCCACCACGCCATTCCACCCAATTTAGTACTCCTCTTCTCCCCCTCTTTCACGTCCCTCACCTCCCTTGCCTCGTTCCTTGATTCCGACGCCGGTCTTGTTGCACACTCCGCCTCTTTCTGCGGGAGGCTCTCTTTGGTTTTCTCCAATGTAAGTCGGGCCTTTGCCTCCAAGGGAATTCATTGTTGTTGGATTAGTATTGGTAGCGAGATTGGGAGAATTGAGACTGATGAGGCTAGAGAAGCTTGTTGTTTGCTCGAGACTGGGCTTGGGAGGCTCGGTTGGGGGTTTTGCTCTTTGGATTCGATTCTACTTGGTTCGGCTCTTGTTCCGTTTGGCTTGGTTTATCCCAAAATTGGGGTTTTGTGGGATtctgtttgtttttcttctagGGATGCTAATAATGTTGGTGCGCAGTTGAGTCTTCGGATGTTGGATGTGAAGGGGATTCCCATTGAGTACAGTGATTGTGATCTCGAGTTTGTTGATGTGAAggtcttgggagggagtggagatttGAATTTGCAGGGTGGAGGATGCGGAAGAAAGGAGAGGTTTTGGAAGCTGTGTTTGGACGGAGGTGTCAAATTGGAGGTTAAGATTGTGCAGAGGTGTGATGCGTTTGTTGGGATAGAGGAGTGGTTGTCTGATTCAGTTCTAGTGCGTGAGGATTTCCGGGGATTGAAGAAGAAAGTGAAGGGGGGTTTGGATGGTTTTTTTGCGGATAGGGTTCTTGAGCTTGTTGCAGGCGAGTTTGGTTGTGAGTGGCGGCGAAAACAGGTGCCAGTTTGGGAAATTTTGTTGAGTTTTCTTTATAGGGAGGGTTGTTGGGCATTGGTGTCTGTTACCAATGGTAAAGGTGGTTCGTGTATCGCTATTCTTAGACCTTTTACAGTGTTTGCTGCTCTCTTGTCTGTGTTAGGCGATCCACACGGGGCTTGTagttttggtgaagaaaatgtGGGACAATATGTCAGGATGGTGGACAATGAGATTTGCGGATCTGATGGCAAATTTAACAAGAAAGAGGATTTGTTGGATTCTCAAGGTAAGAAAAGTACTGCGGTGGTTGAGGGtcatcaaaggaaaaaaatggtGGATTTGAATACAGTTCGAGACCTCACGTGGAACTTGTTCTGTAAGTTGGTGTATGATCAATTTGAGACAAATTTGCTTGAGGTTTATTATACCATGGAAGGTAACAAGTCTAAAAAGTTGAGATTTTTGAAATGCTGGATCAAACAGATGAAGAAATCTGGCTGTTCGAGTCTAGCTTTGTTAGAAAAACCCAAGCCAAATCCGATAGTTGCTGAAGAGGCTAGCAGTAAATTGAATGACTTAACTCAAAATGCTGAACAGCCAATCTTCTCATTTGCCTCAGCTGAAATTAACCCTGAGCCAGAAGCTTTGAGAATACAGGAGGATGCTGTGCTGGACTTTAGGTCAGAAACATCTGAATCATTTTTCAGTAATCTTGCCGACAGGATCAATCGGGGAATTGAATCTGAAGTCGTAGACACAGGGGCGTTGGCAGAGCGACTTGTAAATTCATCTATATACTGGCTATGTCAGAAGGTTGATAGGGAAACTATTTCTCAGAGTCAGTCTCCTTTGAAAGATCATAACGCTTGTGGTAGCATGATTGCATCTGAGCTGATGAAACTTCTATTAAGGGAGCCCAAGGAGATAGTTGCAAAGCATAAAAGCCAAAATCCAAGTAAATTGCATCTAAGCATGATTGGATTTCATTCAGGACCTATTGCAGATCATGTAGTTAGAGA ATATGAACTGCAGATTTTATTTCGAATGGAGATTTTACAATCAGAGGTTGGAAGTGAAGTTGAAGATTCCTGCAAACAGAAGTTTGTAAAACAAATATGCCTGCTTTTAGAGAACATTATGTGTCACATGGAAACAGGATTCTTTGGTGATTGGACTCTTGAAAATTATGTGACAAAGATAATCAAAAACAG GTATTCTCTCGCTCTTGAAGATGTGGTTCAGAGAATCTACAACAAAATGGACCTGCTGCTGTTTGCCGATGAGGATGAAGCCCCAAATAGTTTACTTAACAGTGAGGACAGCTACAAacctttgaagaaaaaaacatacaGAGATGAG AAGGATGGAAGTGGAAGATTCCAAAGGATTGAAGATGGTGAccataaaaaactaattgaagctaaggagaagagagagagggcacaaagattttcatcttttacaaGTTCAATGCCTGTTTTGCGAAGAGTTAGGGCAACAAAGCAGAAGGGTATGAAACCGAAGACAGATCTGCTTCAAAGGGTGCAGAAAAGGAAGGAGCGAGAAAGGGCAAGCTATGGAACTGTATGTGAGACTCCAATGACAGGAAATAAGCGTTCAAGCCCAAGGGCAAGGAGTTCAGATGATGACAATGGCCTGGCTGATAGGAGTCAATCATATGGCTCAGTTTCTAAGGCATTGTTCATGGATGATCTTTGA